Proteins from a single region of Theileria parva strain Muguga chromosome 1, complete sequence, whole genome shotgun sequence:
- a CDS encoding putative integral membrane protein has translation MSGTCLTIGFIKMITIASVNDLFVSGNAVNKVLFLLVGNSLGAFLVHCITPFLDFSNKPLFMDTCGNGTHSLSPGKINAVRSQAIAILCYKLIIVLILTLLVSWAVLCYTNLHKEHRKWMKFNVTQANFVVKALNILLEQYPYVILLVLVELLHTIFKFLAVSYVMDGEPFNPIWLSLLLLMISDFFEVFGKFIPHLTNKVFNRQPVSTLIHTNNTPNTIHTVNIGNIGNTGNTTETTVTTENNDNTTENTDTGNRISSCGRVLRSLNGPLSMLFVLVAVEFMMIVMMFVEISFPHRPLSVNFLKFSSGVFITAFFSALRGCCVSVVYCRLCNVQVNRGLIEEVLEPKETKIVKSFLIGLFCIIEVVPGVVWYLAEPRVIPTLYIFIQRVRSQ, from the exons ATGTCAGGCACCTGTCTGACCATTGGATTCATTAAAATGATCACAATTGCCTCCGTTAACGACTTGTTCGTCTCGGGGAACGCCGTGAACAAAGTGCTGTTTCTCCTGGTCGGGAACAGCCTTGGCGCTTTTTTAGTGCACTGCATCACGCCGTTTTTAGATTTCTCAAACAAACCACTGTTTATGGATACATGTGGGAATGGCACTCACAGTCTTAGCCCCGGGAAGATCAACGCAGTCAGATCACAGGCAATTGCAATACTTTGCTACaagttaattattgtgCTGATTCTAACACTGCTGGTCAGCTGGGCAGTGCTTTGctacactaatttacacaagGAACATAGAAAGTGGATGAAATTCAATGTAACACAAGCAAACTTCGTCGTCAAAGCGTTGAATATACTGTTGGAACAGTATCCCTACGTTATTCTATTAGTGCTAGTCGAACTACTGCATACAATCTTCAAGTTTTTAGCAG TGTCGTATGTGATGGACGGTGAGCCGTTTAACCCGATTTGGCTGTCACTGTTACTCCTGATGATTAGTGATTTTTTCGAAGTTTTCGGCAAGTTCATCCCACACCTCACCAACAAAGTTTTCAACAGACAACCAGTCTCCACCCTCATACACACTAATAACACTCCTAACACTATTCACACTGTTAACATTGGGAACATTGGGAACACTGGGAACACTACGGAAACTACTGTCACTACTGAGAACAATGATAACACTACTGAGAACACTGACACTGGGAACAGGATAAGCAGTTGTGGAAGAGTGTTGAGAAGTTTGAATGGTCCGTTGTCGATGTTGTTTGTGCTTGTGGCGGTGGAGTTCATGATGATAGTGATGATGTTTGTGGAGATTTCGTTCCCGCACCGTCCGCTGAGTGTGAATTTTCTGAAGTTTAGCAGTGGCGTTTTCATCACGGCGTTTTTCTCAGCCCTCAGGGGCTGCTGCGTATCAGTTGTCTACTGCAGACTATGCAACGTTCAGGTGAACAGAGGCCTCATAGAAGAAGTTTTAGAGCCCAAGGAGACGAAAATCGTAAAGAGCTTCCTCATTGGACTCTTTTGCATCATTGAAGTTGTCCCAGGTGTCGTCTGGTACCTCGCAGAACCCCGCGTCATTCCCACACTTTACATCTTCATACAACGGGTCAGAAgtcaataa
- a CDS encoding Josephin family protein, translating into MELLVYWEKQDPKTKLCALHCLNSTLQGPVVTADELCEISTILDSKENMLLNFNGESGYNGKVLGYGNVSELGDFNLPVLQSALSIRNISCEHFSLSQLSLGMFQHNDSIGFICNIQEHWFSIRKLHGEWCILDSLRDGPVLVEYGWLHDYIKEILETSRGVVFLVIPNNGKFPEPDPFTFSNLQPHQFFFKLSELSHENKSFLYKNGNHKISWPTTGGIRLDQSNTQEDADEYNGSDAIRIAIKLITNERLTKSFSPNHSINKLFEWLETKCDLKEHDFYFLIQTAPYRKFIKYTNGSIELLTNSNSPREVTNETFNKLDFTSNDMLMLRIN; encoded by the exons ATGGAGTTGTTAGTGTACTGGGAGAAACAGGACCCTAAAACCAAGTTATGCGCTCTACACTGCCTCAACTCCACTCTACAA GGTCCTGTGGTGACTGCCGATGAATTGTGTGAAATTTCTACTATTCTAGACTCTAAAGAGAATATGctacttaattttaatg GTGAGAGTGGGTATAATGGAAAGGTTTTGGGCTATGGTAACGTGTCGGAGTTAGGCGACTTCAATTTACCA GTATTACAAAGTGCGTTGAGTATTCGTAATATATCATGTGAGCATTTCTCACTGAGTCAACTAAGCCTTGGCATGTTCCAaca CAATGACTCAATCGGTTTCATCTGCAATATCCAAGAACACTGGTTCTCCATACGCAAATTACACGGCGAATG GTGTATATTGGACAGTTTGAGGGATGGTCCTGTGTTGGTGGAGTATGGCTGGTTGCATGACTATATTAAGGAAATTTTAGAGACTTCGCGTGGTGTTGTGTTTTTGGTAATTCCGAACAACGGAAAGTTCCCGGAACCTGACCCTTTTACCTTTAGTAACCTCCAGCCACACCAGTTcttctttaaattatccGAACTCTCACACGAGAATAAATcgtttttatataaaaatgggAACCATAAAATTTCCTGGCCCACCACTGGCGGGATCAGATTAGATCAATCAAACACACAAGAAGATGCTGAT GAGTATAACGGCTCCGACGCTATAAGAATAGCAATTAAACTAATCACCAATGAAAGATTAACCAAGTCATTCTCACCAAACCATTCCATTAAc aAGTTGTTTGAGTGGTTGGAGACGAAATGTGACTTGAAGGAACATGACTTTTACTTTCTAATCCAAACCGCTCCATATCGTAAATTCATCAAATACACCAACGGATCCATCGAACTTCTAACCAACTCcaat TCTCCGCGAGAAGTAACGAATGAAAcgtttaataaattggatTTCACTTCCAATGACATGCTAATGCTAAGAATTAACTAA
- a CDS encoding Brix domain protein, translating to MILRKRVKRGTRLDNVDLEPRLKKPILFLLSSSHNQDSKQLLKDLYQIFKEFSTFRQNHKSNQTTSTNKLASDSSVNVLINGRNHRECELICGKLGFGLYVVASSNKKRPISIGFGRMYNRKILDLCQLKVLQYKPTQHFNQLDVELNSRPLIVVQGSGFGQQKGHLTTVRNILLDIFKGPTHTKISLDNIKHLITITLIDQSNSSNTVDTTNTMDNEESVEVERRKVYKNGPKVLFRRYLITLLKPKKLEHNHSNTMLPRVSLSEIGPSIDFELEEVLESDPSVLKSATLLPRGPKKLIAGVAGVKKLKKSKNVKTTTLGTTEGKVYINQQPLNQLHTHHH from the exons ATGATATTGCGAAAGAGAGTGAAGCGGGGGACTCGTTTGGATAATGTGGACTTGGAGCCGAGGCTGAAAAAGCCGATTTTATTCCTATTATCCTCCTCACATAACCAAGATTCCAAACAACTTTTAAAGGatttatatcaaatttttaaagaattCTCAACCTTCAGACAAAATCACAAATCCAATCAAACCACAAGCACAA ACAAATTAGCGTCTGATTCTTCCGTGAACGTGTTGATAAACGGCAGAAATCACAGGGAGTGTGAATTGATATGTGGTAAATTGGGCTTTGGTTTATATGTCGTTGCAAGTTCTAACAAGAAAAGACCAATCAGCATCGGCTTCGGACGTATGTACAACAGGAAAATTCTCGACCTGTGCCAACTCAAAGTATTACAATACAAACCCACACAACATTTCAACCAAC TGGATGTGGAATTGAATTCGAGGCCTTTGATAGTGGTCCAGGGTTCAGGATTTGGACAGCAAAAGGGACACCTAACAACCGTTCGTAATATTCTTTTAGACATCTTCAAAGGACCAACACACACCAAAATCTCACTCGACAACATCAAACATCTCATCACCATCACCCTCATCGATCAATCCAACTCTTCTAACACTGTGGACACTACTAACACTATGGACAATGAGGAAAGCGTAGAAGTGGAGAGGCGAAAAGTGTATAAAAACGGCCCGAAAGTGTTATTCCGAAGATACTTAATTACACTCCTAAAGCCCAAGAAACTTGAACACAATCACTCAAACACAA TGTTGCCTAGAGTGAGTTTGAGTGAGATTGGACCTTCGATTGACTTTGAGTTGGAGGAGGTGTTGGAGTCTGATCCGTCTGTGCTAAAATCCGCAACGCTATTGCCGAGGGGTCcgaaaaaattaattgcGGGCGTGGCCGgggtaaaaaaattaaaaaagaGCAAAAACGTAAAAACCACAACCCTGGGAACCACAGAAGGCAAAGTCTACATCAACCAACAACCACTCAACCAACTACATACACATCACCACTAA
- a CDS encoding Eukaryotic rRNA processing protein EBP2 family protein has product MVFKIKKLGYLLKPGEKFVDEEECVEDDEINSYTKKEIYLTKLRKFLEIEEKIREMELKPRGDLKVNWIETLTVIGNSTPQAKENLTLLNTQFSELAMEFVKIGLNKFKRMGIAFNRPTDFYAEMMKSDEQMGRIMRQIEHRAQENKLKLQTKNRKMIKKMKKAGKDKRSKQLQEKNKFINQVNYLRKHKKNLQDDLKHLIK; this is encoded by the exons atggtgtttaaaataaaaaaattaggCTATTTACTAAAACCCGGCGAAAAATTTGTAG ATGAGGAGGAATGTGTTGAGGACGATGAAATAAACTCCTACACCAAAAAGGAAATTTATCTCACCAAac tgagaaaatttttagagaTAGAGGAGAAGATACGGGAGATGGAGTTAAAGCCTAGGGGCGATTTAAAGGTTAATTGGATAGAAACGTTGACTGTTATTGGCAATTCGACACCTCAAGCCAAAGAAAATCTCACACTCCTAAACACACAATT cAGTGAACTGGCCATGGAATTTGTCAAAATCGGACTCAACAAATTCAAA AGAATGGGAATTGCGTTTAATAGGCCGACGGATTTCTATGCGGAGATGATGAAGAGTGACGAGCAAATGGGCAGGATAATGAGGCAAATTGAGCACAGAGCACAGGAAAATAAACTCAAACTTCAAACTAAAAACCgtaaaatgattaaaaagATGAAAAAAGCTGGAAAAGATAAAAGATCAAAGCAGCTGCAGGAgaagaataaatttatcaaccAAGTCAACTACCTGCGAAAACACAAGAAAAACCTCCAAGATGATCTCAAACATCttatcaaataa
- the trm9 gene encoding Methyltransferase domain protein, translating into MVRKHRNDEPCDKNIISVTSENVDEEEFEHNYVHQIYKNIATHFSHTRYGCWGNVVKVIESVRPSSVILDVGCGNGKYLSTRTDCYFIGVDICSELLHLAREKHVNSNFSLVISNALKLPFKDNFANLTLAIAIIHHLSTTQRRLEVIRELIRCTRTGGIILIYLWSFEQDASYVGYREFRSQDVLVPWNLQQKYSPTKDLHFKRYYHLFNRDEVDHICQHFDKLVNSTVYTDCNNYVIQMLKI; encoded by the exons ATGGTCCGTAAGCATAGGAATGATGAACCGTGTGATAAGAATATCATTAGTGTTACTAGTGAGAATGTCGACGAGGAGGAGTTTGAACACAATTATGTCCaccaaatttataaaaacatCGCCACTCACTTTTCACACACCAG ATATGGATGTTGGGGTAATGTAGTGAAGGTAATTGAGAGTGTCCGACCATCGAGTGTGATTTTGGATGTCGGCTGTGGTAATGGAAAGTATTTAAGTACCAGGACTGACTGTTACTTTATTGGCGTTGACATTTGTTCCGAATTACTCCATCTCGCACGGGAAAAACATGTCAACAGTAACTTCTCACTTGTCATTTCCAACGCCCTGAAATTACCCTTTAAAGATAACTTCGCCAATCTCACACTCGCAATCGCAATCATACATCACCTGTCCACCACTCAGCGGAG gcTTGAGGTAATACGGGAATTAATACGTTGCACACGCACCGGTGGGATTATCCTAATATACCTCTG GTCGTTTGAGCAGGATGCGAGTTACGTTGGGTATAGGGAGTTTAGGTCACAGGACGTGCTGGTGCCTTGGAACTTGCAGCAAAAGTACTCTCCCACTAAGGACCTGCACTTTAAACGCTACTATCACCTGTTTAACAGAGATGAAGTTGATCACATCTGCCAACACTTTGATAAACTCGTAAACTCCACAGTTTACACAGACTGCAATAACTACGTCATCCAAATgcttaaaatataa
- the Zdhhc15 gene encoding DHHC palmitoyltransferase family protein, translating to MSLGKSVLRNLPVSFIILIFFTIYTIYLEFVCLPTFEIEVGLGNYSIKYTKDAITHLLYFHVLGLLLLWSFIMTCITEPGFITDEWKLDPNNIYDCIERKQNGELRYCRNENCYKPDRAHYCRPLGRNVLKMDHYCPWVSNGIGFYNYKYFFLTLFYSDLISIFMFKNITKAFYRSYYDPNSKFYQLFYLSLISILILIISLIIIPFTLFHLFLIITNKTTIECFSWNSTPKHSYNLGLFHNIQAVLGTNILLWLLPVGKPPGDGIHFQTNLTPP from the exons ATGAGTTTGGGGAAATCAGTTTTACGAAATTTGCCAGTTTCC TTCATCATTCTCATCTTCTTCACcatctacacaatttaccTCGAA TTTGTATGTTTGCCGACGTTTGAGATCGAAGTTGGACTTGGAAATTATAGTATCAAATACACTAAAGACGCCATCACGCATCTTCTCTACT TTCATGTTTTGGGATTATTACTACTCTGGTCATTTATTATGACTTGTATTACCGAACCCGGCTTCATTACAG ATGAATGGAAATTGGATCCgaataatatatatgaTTGTATTGAACGTAAACAAAACG GCGAGTTGAGATATTGTAGGAATGAGAACTGTTATAAGCCAGATCGCGCTCACTACTGCCG accGTTAGGTCGTAATGTTCTTAAAATGGATCATTACTGCCCCTGG GTATCGAATGGTATAggattttataattataagtACTTTTTTTTGACGTTGTTTTATTCGGACTTGATTAGCATTTTCATGTTCAAGAACATTACCAAAGCTTTCTATCGGAGCTATTACGATCCCAACTCCAAATTCTACCAACTCTTCTATCTCTCACTCATCTCCATTCTTATTCTCATTATCTCACT GATAATAATACCCTTTACATTATTTCACTTGTT TTTGATAATAACGAATAAAACTACGATTGAGTGTTTCTCGTGGAATAGCACTCCGAAACACAGTTACAATCTCGGACTCTTTCATAACATACAAGCCGTCCTC GGCACGAATATATTATTGTGGTTATTGCCCGTTGGTAAACCACCGGGTGACGGCATACACTTTCAAACCAATCTCACACCTCCATAA
- the ZCCHC9 gene encoding Zinc knuckle family protein: MSSRYKRNYENCWGPEKIKNVLEERVAELKSDKPKSKSRIKLLRAKISKLNKALEGKTTAGGQISPKQQNIAKNKNLTKSSKLTKIKKLRRKRIRKICFKCRKRGHLLEDCKENDTKPICFKCGSDNHTLKNCTLPNQELPYASCFVCGERGHLSSQCPENPKGIFPKGSGCHFCGSVRHKKANCPEYTKSHQSSNN, translated from the exons atGAGTTCAAGGTATAAAAGAAATTATGAAAACTGCTGGGGGCCggaaaaaattaaaaatgtgttggaGGAGAGGGTGGCGGAGCTTAAAAGTGACAAGCCTAAAAGTAAGTCCAGAATTAAACTTTTAAGGGcgaaaatttcaaaattaaacaagGCCTTGGAGGGGAAAACAACCGCTGGAGGACAAATCTCACCAAAACAACAGAATATCgccaaaaataaaaatttaactaaatcctcgaaattaactaaaattaaaaaattacgCAGGAAAAGAATAAGGAAAATATGCTTTAAAT gcCGGAAAAGGGGACATTTACTGGAAGATTGTAAGGAAAATGACACAAAGCCAATCTGCTTCAAATGCGGCTCCGATAATCACACACTCAAAAATTGTACACTTCCAAACCaa GAGTTACCGTATGCGAGTTGTTTTGTGTGTGGTGAGAGGGGTCATTTATCATCGCAATGTCCGGAGAATCCCAAGGGTATATTTCCTAAAGGCTCCGGGTGTCATTTCTGCGGCTCAGTCCGCCATAAAAAAGCCAACTGCCCTGAATACACAAAATCCCACCAATCTTccaataattaa
- a CDS encoding putative integral membrane protein encodes MMLCNVGRSSVYFSGILRKSVPARFSYLNNSRRYFGSYIEDYYTTNHAATGFSSPLRKSFAFLILIAQATLTFGALLHTNYYFTGKALPKTDGQSQLCSDSR; translated from the exons atgatgTTGTGTAATGTTGGTAGGAGTTCGGTGTATTTTTCGGGTATATTGAGGAAAAGTGTGCCTGCGAGATTCAGTTATTTAAACAACAGTAGGAGATATTTCGGGTCTTACATTGAGGATTATTACACTACGAATCATGCCGCTACTGGATTCTCCTCACCCCTCAGAAAATCTTTCGCCTTTCTCATACTCATTGCTCAG GCTACATTAACATTTGGCGCGTTGCTTCATAcgaattattattttactggGAAGGCGCTTCCGAAAACTGATGGGCAGTCTCAGCTCTGCTCCGATTCCAGATAA
- a CDS encoding putative integral membrane protein, whose translation MSKLILYLLTISLISGKVHNCGEWSDWMDFETLTEEMTTNYQVTLNDNQSHNICHTFSLEPYIKHEEEKGFKMSVVKTAGLASCLGLTFAIGAIIVYSKTSGKEMQLE comes from the exons atgagtaaacTGATATTATATCTGTTAAcaattagtttaattagCGGTAAAGTGCATAACTGTGGAGAATGGTCTGATTGGATGGACTTTGAGACTTTAACTGAAGAAATGACAACCAACTATCAAGTCACCCTCAACGATAATCAATCTCACAATATCTGCCACACCTTTTCACTCGAACCTTACATCAAAC ATGAGGAGGAGAAGGGTTTTAAAATGAGTGTGGTGAAGACAGCGGGATTGGCGAGTTGTTTGGGGCTAACGTTTGCAATTGGCGCTATAATAGTTTACTCTAAAAC TAGCGGTAAAGAAATGCAGTTAGAATGA